A single region of the Ziziphus jujuba cultivar Dongzao chromosome 10, ASM3175591v1 genome encodes:
- the LOC107412462 gene encoding glucan endo-1,3-beta-glucosidase, basic isoform-like, which yields MPMIVEEEEEKEEEEEEQRQRTKRVWIWDLEDVKRERLSILKNSRCLYNDNLPPEPEVVALYRTYGIGKMRIFSPYPEILQALIDSNIQLIAGIPNDSLQELANTSSASNWVQFNIKSYSNVNFKYIAVGNEVNPNDPAAHFVLPALQNIYKEIFSACLQNQIKVSTLVDTNILGVFDPPSVAAFSESEKGFIEPIIRFLVSNGSPLLVNIYPYFRGKFNGQSVPYGLFTETKAVVQDNGLEFRNLFDALMDAMYSAMEKINCGSLEIVVSESGWPSAGGEVETVENAGTYYRNLIEHVKGGIPKRPLKAIETYLFSIFDENKKKEEIERHFGLFYL from the exons ATGCCGATGAtcgttgaagaagaagaagaaaaagaagaagaggaggaggagcAGAGACAGAGAACGAAGAGAGTCTGGATTTGGGACTTGGAAGATGTAAAGCGAGAGAGactttcaattttgaaaaatagtcGTTGTCTCTATAacg ACAATTTACCACCTGAACCAGAAGTTGTGGCTCTTTATAGAACCTATGGAATTGGAAAGATGAGGATTTTCTCTCCATATCCAGAAATCCTCCAAGCTCTAATAGACTCCAACATACAACTCATTGCTGGCATCCCTAATGACAGCCTTCAAGAACTTGCGAATACTTCATCTGCTTCAAATTGGGTTCAATTCAACATAAAAAGTTACTCCAATGTCAACTTCAAATACATTGCTGTTGGCAATGAGGTAAACCCCAATGATCCAGCAGCTCATTTTGTTCTTCCAGCTCTGCAAAATATCTACAAGGAAATTTTCTCAGCCTGTTTACAGAACCAAATCAAGGTCTCAACATTAGTAGACACAAATATTCTGGGTGTATTTGATCCTCCATCAGTAGCAGCCTTTAGTGAAAGTGAAAAGGGATTCATAGAACCAATCATCAGGTTCTTGGTCAGCAATGGATCACCATTACTTGTCAATATCTATCCATACTTCAGAGGTAAATTCAATGGCCAATCGGTTCCCTATGGCTTATTTACTGAGACGAAAGCGGTGGTACAGGACAATGGATTGGAATTTCGAAATCTTTTCGATGCTCTAATGGATGCTATGTATTCTGCTATGGAGAAAATAAATTGTGGAAGTTTGGAAATCGTTGTATCAGAGAGTGGATGGCCGTCTGCTGGTGGTGAAGTGGAAACAGTGGAGAATGCTGGTACTTACTATAGGAATTTGATTGAACATGTGAAAGGGGGGATTCCAAAGAGGCCATTGAAGGCCATAGAAACTTATTTGTTCTCCATCTTTGatgagaacaaaaagaaagaggaaattGAGAGACATTTTGGCCTCTTCTACC tttga